A genomic stretch from Caulobacter sp. FWC2 includes:
- a CDS encoding carboxylesterase/lipase family protein: MTLDRRAVLAGTLAVAAAPRVNAAGRAAPVATITAGRVRGAEVDGIKIFKGVRYGADTASRRFQPAHVAQPWKGIADALAYGPASPQLKADEPTSEDCLFLNVWTPGVADGKKRPVMVYVHGGAHANGSGSSPLYDGTWLAKTYDVVVVTVNHRLNCFGYAYLARLGGAELADSGNVGNLDLILALEWVRDNIGAFGGDPGNVMAFGQSGGGGKLVTLMAMPRASGLYHKVATMSGQHVTAMGPLHATIRAKAFMEKLGLKPDQVEALKTLPAAQLVEALKMRDPLERKGGIIFWSVLDNGALARHPFYPDAPRESGHIPMIIGNTHDETKAFLGGDPKNFALTWEELPGRLENELVLDMSPEYLVAKYRALYPNYSPSDCFFAITTAGRSWPGHLIQAERRAQIGAPAWMYQLDFGAQTDPKMGAYHSYDIALVFGTLDAKGSMTGTGPAARKVRDQMSAAFVSLARTGDPNCAAVPAWEPYTLPKRPTLVINETSTMADDPRKEEREIFSVAPFLKEGT, from the coding sequence ATGACCCTCGATCGCCGCGCCGTGCTGGCCGGAACCCTGGCGGTCGCCGCCGCGCCACGGGTCAACGCGGCCGGCCGCGCGGCGCCCGTGGCGACCATCACCGCCGGCCGGGTGCGTGGGGCTGAGGTCGATGGGATCAAGATCTTCAAGGGAGTCCGCTACGGCGCCGACACCGCGTCACGACGCTTCCAGCCCGCCCATGTCGCCCAGCCCTGGAAGGGGATCGCCGACGCCCTCGCCTACGGACCGGCCAGCCCGCAGTTGAAGGCCGATGAGCCGACCAGCGAGGACTGCCTGTTCCTGAACGTCTGGACACCCGGCGTCGCCGACGGGAAGAAGCGGCCGGTGATGGTCTACGTGCACGGCGGCGCGCACGCGAATGGCTCCGGGTCCAGCCCGCTCTATGACGGGACCTGGCTGGCCAAGACATACGACGTGGTGGTGGTGACGGTGAACCACCGCCTGAACTGCTTCGGCTACGCCTATCTGGCGAGGCTGGGCGGGGCTGAACTGGCCGACAGCGGCAATGTCGGCAACCTCGACCTGATCCTGGCGCTGGAATGGGTGCGCGACAATATCGGCGCGTTCGGCGGCGATCCTGGCAACGTCATGGCGTTCGGCCAGTCGGGCGGCGGCGGCAAGCTGGTGACGCTGATGGCCATGCCGCGCGCGTCGGGCCTCTACCACAAGGTCGCGACCATGAGCGGCCAGCACGTCACGGCCATGGGTCCGCTGCACGCCACGATCCGCGCCAAGGCCTTCATGGAGAAGCTGGGCCTCAAGCCCGACCAGGTCGAGGCGCTCAAGACACTGCCCGCCGCCCAGCTGGTCGAGGCCCTGAAGATGCGCGATCCCCTGGAGCGCAAGGGCGGGATCATCTTCTGGTCGGTGCTGGACAACGGCGCCCTGGCGCGCCACCCGTTCTATCCGGACGCCCCGCGCGAAAGCGGCCACATTCCGATGATCATCGGCAACACCCATGATGAGACGAAGGCCTTCCTGGGCGGCGATCCCAAGAACTTCGCCCTGACCTGGGAGGAACTGCCGGGCCGGCTGGAGAACGAACTCGTTTTAGACATGTCGCCCGAATACCTGGTGGCGAAGTACCGCGCGCTCTATCCGAACTACAGCCCCTCGGACTGCTTCTTCGCCATCACCACGGCGGGGCGATCATGGCCTGGTCACCTGATCCAGGCCGAACGACGCGCACAGATCGGCGCGCCGGCCTGGATGTACCAGCTGGACTTCGGCGCCCAGACCGACCCGAAGATGGGCGCCTATCACAGCTACGACATCGCCCTGGTGTTCGGCACGCTGGACGCCAAGGGCTCGATGACCGGGACGGGGCCGGCAGCCCGAAAGGTTCGCGATCAGATGAGCGCGGCGTTCGTGTCGCTGGCGCGCACGGGTGACCCGAATTGCGCGGCGGTCCCGGCCTGGGAGCCTTACACCCTGCCGAAGCGACCGACGCTGGTGATCAACGAGACGTCGACGATGGCCGATGATCCGCGTAAGGAAGAACGCGAGATCTTCTCGGTCGCCCCGTTCCTGAAGGAAGGGACGTAA
- a CDS encoding LacI family DNA-binding transcriptional regulator has protein sequence MNRPDRVRDATMADVAERAGVSRMTVSRVINDGAKVREATRRAVQDAIRDLNFQPNLAARNLVTAGELRIGVVYSNPSAAFMSDFLVGVFEEATSAGARLILVRGENGAAPSLQELQRLVSGGVHGVVLAPPLGESAVVLDVLRAANLPVAVVAAGLPPAYAISVRIDDREASRAMTRHLLDLGHRRIGLIVGNPNQTASTARLDGARAAVATIEDAELVVAHGAFTYDSGLRAAEALLDGDRRPTAIFASNDDMAAAAVSVAHRRRLDVPGDLTVVGFDDTTVATTLWPPLTTIRQPVRQMASMALDLLLRALRSPGSSAEVYADHVLDHVLIQRDSTAPPPRAPSRADERLLNV, from the coding sequence TTGAACCGGCCGGACCGCGTCCGGGACGCCACCATGGCCGATGTCGCGGAACGGGCGGGCGTCTCGCGGATGACGGTGTCACGCGTCATCAACGACGGCGCCAAGGTCCGTGAGGCGACTCGACGGGCGGTGCAGGACGCCATCCGCGACCTCAACTTCCAACCCAACCTGGCGGCCCGCAATCTCGTGACGGCTGGCGAGTTGCGGATCGGCGTCGTCTATTCCAACCCCAGCGCCGCCTTCATGAGCGACTTCCTGGTCGGCGTGTTCGAGGAAGCCACCAGCGCCGGCGCGCGGTTGATCCTGGTCCGCGGCGAGAACGGGGCCGCTCCGTCGCTCCAGGAACTGCAGCGACTGGTGAGTGGCGGCGTTCATGGCGTGGTGCTGGCGCCGCCTCTGGGCGAGTCCGCCGTGGTTTTGGATGTCCTCCGCGCGGCCAATCTGCCCGTCGCCGTGGTCGCCGCCGGACTTCCTCCGGCGTACGCGATCAGTGTCAGGATCGATGATCGCGAGGCCAGCCGGGCCATGACCCGCCATCTGCTGGACCTGGGGCATCGCCGCATCGGCTTGATCGTCGGCAATCCCAACCAGACCGCCAGCACCGCGCGCCTGGACGGCGCGCGAGCGGCCGTCGCGACAATCGAGGACGCCGAGCTCGTCGTGGCGCACGGGGCCTTCACCTACGATTCCGGCCTCCGCGCCGCTGAGGCCTTGCTGGACGGAGACCGGCGGCCCACCGCCATCTTCGCCAGCAACGACGACATGGCCGCCGCCGCCGTGTCGGTCGCTCACCGCCGGCGGCTGGACGTTCCCGGCGACTTGACCGTGGTCGGGTTCGACGACACGACCGTGGCCACCACCCTGTGGCCGCCGCTGACCACTATCCGCCAGCCCGTGCGCCAGATGGCCTCGATGGCCCTCGATCTTCTGCTCCGCGCGTTGCGTTCGCCCGGGTCTTCGGCCGAGGTCTATGCGGATCACGTGCTGGACCATGTGCTGATCCAGCGGGACTCCACCGCTCCACCCCCACGCGCCCCCAGTCGGGCCGATGAGAGGCTCTTGAATGTCTGA
- a CDS encoding MFS transporter encodes MSDPSADLEVATVRRVTARLMPLFCLMYLIAYIDRQNVSYAKLDMVQALGLSEASYGLGASLFFIGYFLFEAPSNLILAKVGARVWFTRIMFTWGLVTLALGFTQNATMFYVLRFLLGVTEAGFFPGVLYVLTLWYPQSHRARMVGLFMIASAIANAVGAVVGGLLLDLDGLLGLAGWQWVFLATGAPAILLTPYVLWKLPNGPGHARWLPDDQKAWLAKVLDAERGGVVDDHRGAWKAIFDPRVLLLAGLYIGMPLGAYGLSYWLPTIVKSFGVSNTTNGLINVIPWLMVAVALWAVPRHAARHGATAWHIAGPVLLGALCLVLSVILPGPVLKFAALCIAAPAIFAAQPVFWSLPPSFLSGPRAAAGIAAINAIGNLGGFIAQNMVPMVRDATGSNLAPMLALAAVLLVTSLLIFYAMRTLGRQR; translated from the coding sequence ATGTCTGATCCGTCTGCCGATCTGGAGGTCGCGACCGTCCGGCGGGTTACCGCGCGACTGATGCCGTTGTTCTGCCTGATGTACCTGATCGCCTATATCGACCGGCAGAACGTCTCCTACGCCAAGCTCGACATGGTCCAGGCCCTGGGCCTCAGCGAAGCCTCCTATGGCCTTGGCGCGTCTCTGTTTTTTATCGGCTACTTCCTGTTCGAGGCGCCCTCGAACCTGATCCTGGCCAAGGTCGGCGCGCGCGTCTGGTTCACGCGGATCATGTTCACGTGGGGTCTCGTCACCCTGGCGCTCGGGTTCACCCAGAACGCGACGATGTTCTACGTCCTACGCTTCCTGCTCGGTGTCACCGAGGCCGGGTTCTTCCCCGGCGTGCTCTATGTCCTGACGCTCTGGTATCCGCAGTCGCACCGGGCGCGGATGGTGGGTCTGTTCATGATCGCCAGCGCCATCGCCAACGCCGTCGGCGCGGTCGTCGGCGGTCTGCTGCTGGATCTGGACGGCCTGCTGGGCCTGGCGGGCTGGCAGTGGGTGTTCCTGGCCACCGGCGCGCCGGCGATCCTGCTGACGCCCTACGTGCTCTGGAAGCTGCCCAATGGCCCGGGCCATGCGCGGTGGCTGCCCGACGATCAGAAGGCCTGGCTAGCCAAGGTGCTGGACGCCGAGCGGGGCGGGGTGGTCGACGACCATCGCGGGGCCTGGAAGGCGATCTTCGATCCGCGCGTGCTTCTGCTGGCTGGCCTCTATATCGGCATGCCGCTGGGGGCCTATGGCCTGAGCTACTGGCTGCCGACCATCGTCAAGTCTTTCGGCGTGTCCAACACCACCAACGGCCTGATCAACGTCATCCCCTGGCTGATGGTCGCCGTGGCGCTTTGGGCGGTGCCTCGCCACGCCGCGCGCCATGGGGCCACCGCCTGGCACATCGCCGGACCCGTTCTGCTGGGCGCGCTCTGTCTCGTGCTCAGCGTGATCCTGCCGGGGCCGGTGCTCAAGTTCGCCGCGCTGTGCATCGCCGCGCCGGCCATCTTCGCCGCCCAGCCGGTGTTCTGGAGCCTGCCGCCCAGCTTCCTCAGCGGACCCCGCGCGGCGGCCGGCATTGCCGCGATCAATGCGATCGGGAATCTAGGGGGCTTCATCGCCCAGAACATGGTGCCGATGGTGCGGGACGCCACCGGCAGCAACCTAGCGCCCATGCTGGCCCTGGCCGCCGTGCTGTTGGTGACAAGCCTGCTGATCTTTTACGCCATGCGGACCTTGGGCCGGCAGAGGTGA
- a CDS encoding TonB-dependent receptor, which yields MSTTHTTVLRAALALSASALAMAMASAATAQEAVPAQPASDEVEAVVVTGFRASLQSAINIKRSSSGVVDAIKAEDIAQFPDLNLAESLQRIPGVSISRINGEGRQITVRGLGSEYTRVRINGMEAISTTGGTANSGGTNRGRGFDFNVFASDLFNSIAVRKTASADVEEGSLGATVDLNTSRAFDSRKPQLVLSVGGSYNDLSEKTTPRLSALASRTFFDGKLGVLISAAYEERHLKEEGANITRWAVGGSNGGFNAASTVPGYTLAQINNTNTTTGIFAPRIPAYVSYDIQNKRTGLAGSLQFKPDANTEITLDTLYAYLKGVRKEAQLQAIGLSRATTGKPETVIRDGVVQGSDLVYARMDNVDLRTQSAYDELNTEFKQFTLSAKHNFGDRLVVGALAGYADSTFTQPVSTIVTFDRANSQNYSYDFRKGRAPEILLGFDATNPANWSATNGTSEVRLRPTFVENQFSTAKVYGEWEANENLKLKAGVDWRKFEYDSYGLYRTTETVSQTLTPDQLASVSKVFSGFGKGLDMPSGNATAWLVPDIDKYAALLNIYSNTGIYALTGTNNTSARGQYGAVEEQDTGAYVQAEFRFQALGLPFRGDAGVRRVHTEQESAGYAAVGGVIQRVDVKRDYDLTLPSFNLAADVTDTFVARFSAAKTIARPGIGSLSPGGDVAVQGANRSFSSGNPYLNPTQSKNLDVSLEWYPSSGTMFAAGFFYKKINTFVATQSELRAYNTLGLPDSLIAGTTATPDMLFQVSKPINTKGGDLKGFELNVQQPFTFLPGWLSHFGVIANYTYVASKIEYPTSSTAGAPVVINDLIGLSKNAANATLYYETDKWSVRGSLAYRGGYLTQVPGSDGNTVHGTNETLNVDMQASWNIRENLKLSVEGVNLTDEFNDQYVGDSNRLNVYTHSGRQFIVGLRYNF from the coding sequence ATGTCGACCACTCACACGACTGTCCTGCGCGCCGCCCTGGCGCTGAGCGCCTCGGCCCTGGCGATGGCTATGGCCAGCGCGGCGACCGCTCAGGAGGCCGTGCCGGCCCAGCCGGCGTCCGACGAGGTCGAGGCCGTGGTCGTCACCGGCTTCCGCGCCAGCCTGCAGAGCGCCATCAACATCAAGCGCAGCTCGAGCGGCGTCGTCGACGCCATCAAGGCCGAGGACATCGCCCAGTTCCCCGACCTGAACCTGGCGGAGTCGCTGCAACGCATCCCGGGCGTCTCGATCTCGCGCATCAATGGCGAAGGCCGCCAGATCACGGTCCGCGGCCTCGGCTCGGAATACACCCGTGTCCGGATCAACGGCATGGAGGCCATCTCCACCACCGGCGGCACGGCCAACAGCGGCGGCACCAACCGCGGCCGCGGCTTCGACTTCAACGTCTTCGCCTCGGATCTCTTCAACAGCATCGCGGTGCGCAAGACCGCCTCGGCGGATGTCGAGGAAGGCTCCCTGGGCGCCACGGTCGACCTGAACACCTCGCGCGCCTTCGACAGCCGCAAGCCCCAGCTCGTGCTGTCGGTCGGCGGCAGCTATAACGACCTGTCCGAGAAGACCACGCCGCGCCTCTCCGCCCTGGCCAGCCGCACGTTCTTCGACGGCAAGCTGGGCGTCCTGATCTCGGCAGCCTACGAAGAGCGCCACCTGAAGGAAGAGGGCGCCAACATCACCCGCTGGGCCGTCGGCGGCAGCAACGGCGGGTTCAACGCGGCCTCGACCGTGCCGGGCTACACGCTTGCCCAGATCAACAACACCAACACGACCACGGGCATCTTCGCCCCACGCATCCCGGCCTATGTCAGCTACGACATCCAGAACAAGCGCACGGGCCTGGCCGGCTCGCTGCAGTTCAAGCCGGACGCCAACACCGAGATCACGCTGGATACGCTGTACGCCTATCTGAAGGGCGTGCGGAAGGAAGCCCAACTGCAGGCCATCGGCCTGTCGCGCGCCACCACCGGCAAACCGGAAACGGTCATCCGCGACGGCGTCGTCCAGGGCAGCGACCTGGTCTATGCCCGCATGGACAATGTCGATCTGCGCACCCAGTCGGCCTATGACGAGCTGAACACCGAGTTCAAGCAGTTCACCCTGTCGGCCAAGCACAACTTCGGTGACCGCCTGGTCGTCGGCGCCCTGGCCGGCTATGCGGATTCGACCTTCACCCAGCCGGTCTCGACGATCGTCACCTTCGACCGCGCCAACAGCCAGAACTACAGCTACGACTTCCGCAAGGGGCGCGCGCCGGAGATCCTGCTGGGCTTCGACGCGACCAACCCGGCCAACTGGTCGGCGACCAACGGCACGTCGGAAGTCCGCCTGCGCCCGACCTTCGTCGAGAACCAGTTTTCGACCGCCAAGGTCTATGGCGAATGGGAAGCCAACGAGAACCTGAAGCTCAAGGCCGGCGTCGACTGGCGCAAATTCGAGTACGACAGCTATGGCCTGTACCGCACCACCGAAACCGTCAGCCAGACCCTCACCCCGGACCAGTTGGCCTCGGTGTCGAAGGTGTTCAGCGGCTTCGGCAAGGGGCTGGACATGCCGTCCGGCAACGCCACCGCCTGGCTGGTCCCCGACATCGACAAGTACGCCGCCCTGCTGAACATCTACAGCAACACCGGCATCTACGCCCTGACCGGCACCAACAACACATCGGCCCGGGGCCAGTACGGCGCGGTCGAGGAGCAGGACACCGGCGCCTACGTCCAGGCCGAGTTCCGCTTCCAGGCGCTTGGCCTGCCCTTCCGCGGCGACGCCGGCGTGCGCCGCGTCCACACCGAGCAGGAGTCGGCCGGCTATGCCGCCGTCGGCGGCGTGATCCAGCGCGTGGACGTCAAGCGCGACTACGACCTGACCCTGCCGTCGTTCAATCTGGCGGCCGACGTCACCGACACCTTCGTGGCCCGCTTCAGCGCCGCCAAGACGATCGCCCGTCCGGGCATCGGCTCGCTGTCGCCCGGCGGGGACGTCGCCGTGCAGGGCGCCAACCGCAGCTTCAGTTCCGGCAACCCCTACCTGAACCCGACCCAGTCCAAGAACCTGGATGTGTCGCTGGAATGGTATCCGTCGTCGGGCACGATGTTCGCCGCGGGCTTCTTCTACAAGAAGATCAACACCTTCGTAGCCACCCAGAGCGAACTGCGCGCCTATAACACCCTGGGCCTGCCGGACTCGCTAATCGCCGGCACCACCGCCACCCCGGACATGCTGTTCCAGGTCTCCAAGCCGATCAACACCAAGGGCGGCGACCTGAAGGGCTTCGAGCTGAACGTCCAGCAACCCTTCACCTTCCTGCCAGGGTGGCTGAGCCACTTCGGCGTGATCGCCAACTACACCTATGTCGCCTCCAAGATCGAATATCCGACCTCGTCGACGGCGGGCGCGCCGGTGGTGATCAATGACCTGATCGGCCTGTCGAAGAACGCCGCCAACGCGACGCTCTACTACGAGACCGACAAGTGGAGTGTCCGTGGCTCGCTGGCCTATCGCGGCGGCTATCTGACCCAGGTCCCGGGCAGCGACGGCAACACCGTCCACGGCACCAACGAGACCCTGAACGTCGACATGCAGGCCAGCTGGAACATCCGCGAGAACCTGAAGCTCTCGGTCGAGGGCGTGAACCTGACCGACGAGTTCAACGACCAGTACGTCGGCGATAGCAACCGTCTGAACGTCTACACCCACAGCGGCCGCCAGTTCATCGTCGGCCTCCGCTACAACTTCTAG
- a CDS encoding MFS transporter, translating to MTEAAKRTRVRWLIITVLFIITTINYADRATFSIAGQSASKELGLDPVAMGYILSAFAWAYVLGQIPGGALLDKFGSKTIYVISLLVWSLFTALQGFAGFFTGLMAATVLFAMRFAVGLGESPSFPANARIVAAWFPSSERGTASAIFNSAQYFSLVAFAPLMGWLAHSFGWRSVFWVMGAVGIAAAAVFAKLIHSPLAHPAVNKAEVDYIEAGGGLVRMEEKNAANGAAFTWPNVRQVLTNRMLLGVYLGQYCINVLTYFFVTWFPIYLVKERGLSILQAGFTAALPALCGFAGGILGGMISDGLLKKTGNLDIARKTPLLLGMVLATCIILCNYVEQEWLVIVIMAAAFFGKGVASLGWAVVADTSPKEMAGVTGGIFNTFGNVAGIVTPIVIGYIVKATGSFDGALIFVGVHCLICILAYFVIVGKIQRLDLKAV from the coding sequence ATGACCGAAGCCGCCAAGCGGACGCGCGTGCGTTGGCTGATCATCACGGTGCTCTTCATCATCACCACCATCAACTATGCCGACCGCGCGACCTTCTCGATCGCCGGCCAGTCGGCGTCGAAGGAGCTGGGCCTGGACCCGGTGGCGATGGGCTACATCCTGTCGGCTTTCGCCTGGGCCTATGTCCTGGGCCAGATCCCGGGCGGGGCGCTGCTGGACAAGTTCGGCTCCAAGACGATCTACGTCATCTCGCTGTTGGTCTGGTCGCTGTTCACGGCGCTACAGGGCTTCGCGGGCTTTTTCACGGGCCTGATGGCGGCCACGGTGCTGTTCGCCATGCGCTTCGCCGTTGGCCTCGGGGAGTCGCCGTCGTTCCCGGCCAACGCCCGCATCGTCGCGGCCTGGTTCCCGAGTTCCGAGCGCGGCACAGCCTCGGCGATCTTCAACTCGGCGCAATACTTCTCGCTGGTCGCCTTCGCGCCGCTGATGGGCTGGCTGGCCCACAGCTTCGGCTGGCGCTCGGTGTTCTGGGTGATGGGCGCGGTGGGCATCGCAGCCGCCGCCGTCTTCGCCAAGCTGATCCACAGCCCGCTGGCGCATCCGGCCGTCAACAAGGCCGAGGTCGACTATATCGAGGCTGGCGGCGGGCTGGTGCGGATGGAAGAGAAGAACGCGGCCAATGGCGCGGCCTTCACCTGGCCAAACGTCAGGCAGGTGCTGACCAACCGCATGCTGCTGGGCGTCTATCTCGGCCAATACTGCATCAATGTGCTGACCTACTTCTTCGTCACTTGGTTTCCGATCTACCTGGTCAAGGAGCGCGGCCTGTCGATCCTGCAGGCCGGCTTTACCGCCGCCCTTCCGGCCCTGTGCGGCTTCGCCGGCGGCATCCTGGGCGGCATGATCTCGGACGGCCTGCTGAAGAAGACCGGCAATCTGGACATCGCCCGCAAGACACCGCTGTTGCTGGGCATGGTGCTGGCCACCTGCATCATCCTCTGCAACTACGTCGAGCAGGAGTGGCTGGTCATCGTGATCATGGCCGCGGCCTTCTTCGGCAAGGGTGTGGCCTCGCTGGGCTGGGCGGTGGTGGCCGACACCTCGCCCAAGGAGATGGCCGGCGTCACCGGCGGCATCTTCAACACCTTCGGCAATGTCGCCGGTATCGTGACCCCGATCGTCATCGGCTACATCGTCAAGGCGACCGGCTCTTTCGACGGGGCGCTGATCTTTGTCGGAGTCCACTGCCTGATCTGCATCCTGGCCTATTTTGTGATCGTCGGGAAAATCCAGCGTCTGGACCTGAAGGCCGTCTGA
- a CDS encoding TonB-dependent siderophore receptor, which yields MSAVGSLRGRSPVLSMLLATSAVAMVMAAGAANAQTARAPATGSSDATALTEIIVTGTRIRSIGFTAPTPTQVLGQADLERAAQPNIFTAITQLPSLQGSSGATTGTFSTSSGQQGLSSFSLRGLGTIRTLTLLDGQRVVPANVTGVPDISLFPQLLVERVDVVTGGASASYGSDAVGGVVNFITNKKFVGFKANVLTGVTTYGDNHQWLAQVAAGKNFMNDRLHVQVSGEYDWEEGVPAGGFGEDAPGSRDWYTTATLVNRGVTNDGSPQYLYREHAQAYQYTKYGLISAGPLQGTAFDQAGNPFQFQYGSNGVPTKAANGAVTGCYSNGGFCVGGDLSGNVGVGTSLQSRIKRMGSYGRIGYDLDDKNEIYATLNVARVESSNQPNPGAATTNLTMSCSNPFLPASIVAACAANNITTFSFGTSNALLPRNINVHPTRTQVRAVIGADGRFDALGKEWRYDAYFTHGQNTTNIHVRDILLMPRYRAAIQATTVGGQIVCADPVARANGCVPINIFGGKAPSEAALAYITPKNGPYQHSVQKQDVASINFSGEPFSLWAGPVSLAFGGEWRKEQYHVQGDPYGDGNTDSPNTADYPADPVLNPSGANWFAGNYHSGAGKYSVKEAYAEVNIPLINSEAAGRANLNMAGRWTDYSTSGTVYTWKVGATWDTPIDGVRLRAVTSRDVRAPNLSELFAAPVTTTLPNFTNPFTGGALTVLQNVVGNPNLKPEIAKNVTIGAVLSNPQWLPGFSVSVDWYNIVLNGGISSLGAQQIVNFCYAGLTQFCSAFNFTPAQGTAFVNSQTFNLASIKTSGFDIESSYRFELPSVPGRFTVRGLATNTHKFVTNPGIPGAIAVDSAGQNSGATPDWKFLAIQSWDNERFAFSVQERWFSDGRFGGTTTDYVECKAGSCPVSTGTNPTIDYNHMSGATYVDISASYKFGKGLQIYGKVDNLLNRDPTPSPQTNTGLDANPALYDLLGRFYHVGLRYSF from the coding sequence ATGAGCGCTGTCGGTAGTCTGCGGGGGCGATCGCCCGTTTTGAGCATGTTGCTCGCGACCAGCGCGGTCGCGATGGTGATGGCAGCCGGAGCGGCCAACGCACAGACGGCGCGGGCCCCGGCTACGGGATCGTCCGACGCGACCGCTCTGACGGAAATCATCGTCACCGGCACGCGGATTCGGTCGATCGGCTTCACCGCGCCGACCCCGACCCAGGTGCTGGGCCAGGCCGACCTGGAGCGCGCCGCCCAGCCGAACATCTTCACCGCCATCACCCAGCTGCCGTCGCTGCAGGGCTCCAGCGGCGCGACCACCGGCACCTTCAGCACCTCGAGCGGCCAGCAGGGGCTGTCCTCGTTCTCGCTGCGCGGCCTTGGCACCATCCGCACCCTGACCCTGCTGGACGGCCAGCGGGTCGTGCCGGCCAACGTCACCGGCGTTCCGGACATCAGCCTGTTCCCGCAGCTGCTGGTCGAGCGGGTCGACGTGGTGACGGGCGGCGCCTCGGCCTCCTACGGCTCGGACGCCGTCGGCGGCGTGGTCAACTTCATCACCAACAAGAAGTTCGTGGGCTTCAAGGCCAATGTCCTGACCGGCGTCACGACCTATGGCGACAACCACCAATGGCTGGCCCAGGTCGCGGCGGGCAAGAACTTCATGAATGACCGCCTGCACGTGCAGGTCAGCGGTGAATATGACTGGGAAGAAGGCGTTCCGGCAGGCGGCTTCGGTGAAGACGCGCCCGGCAGCCGTGACTGGTACACGACCGCGACCCTCGTCAATCGTGGCGTCACCAACGACGGCTCGCCCCAGTACCTCTATCGCGAGCACGCCCAGGCCTACCAGTATACCAAGTACGGTCTGATCAGCGCCGGCCCGCTGCAGGGCACGGCTTTCGATCAGGCCGGCAACCCGTTCCAGTTCCAGTACGGCAGTAACGGCGTGCCGACCAAGGCCGCCAACGGCGCGGTCACCGGCTGCTACTCCAACGGCGGCTTCTGCGTCGGCGGCGACCTGTCGGGCAATGTCGGCGTCGGCACCTCGCTGCAGTCGAGGATCAAGCGGATGGGCAGCTACGGCCGCATCGGCTACGATCTGGACGACAAGAACGAGATCTACGCGACCCTGAACGTCGCCCGCGTCGAGAGCAGCAACCAGCCTAATCCGGGCGCCGCCACGACCAACCTGACGATGTCGTGCTCCAACCCGTTCCTGCCGGCCTCGATCGTCGCCGCCTGCGCGGCCAATAACATCACCACATTCAGCTTCGGCACCAGCAACGCCCTGCTGCCGCGCAACATCAACGTCCATCCGACGCGGACCCAGGTCCGGGCGGTGATCGGCGCCGACGGCCGGTTCGACGCCCTGGGCAAGGAATGGCGCTACGACGCCTATTTCACGCACGGCCAGAACACGACGAACATCCACGTTCGCGACATCCTGCTGATGCCGCGCTATCGCGCCGCCATCCAGGCCACGACGGTCGGCGGGCAGATCGTCTGCGCCGACCCGGTCGCCCGCGCCAACGGCTGCGTGCCGATCAACATCTTCGGCGGGAAGGCGCCCAGCGAGGCGGCCCTGGCCTACATCACGCCCAAGAACGGCCCCTACCAGCACTCGGTGCAGAAGCAGGACGTCGCCAGCATCAACTTCAGCGGAGAGCCTTTCTCGTTGTGGGCCGGTCCGGTGTCGCTGGCCTTCGGCGGCGAGTGGCGCAAGGAGCAGTACCACGTCCAAGGCGACCCCTACGGCGATGGCAACACAGACTCGCCCAACACCGCCGACTATCCCGCCGATCCGGTCCTGAACCCGTCGGGCGCCAATTGGTTCGCGGGCAATTACCACTCCGGCGCCGGCAAGTACTCGGTGAAGGAAGCCTATGCCGAAGTGAACATCCCGCTGATCAATTCGGAAGCCGCGGGCCGGGCCAACCTCAACATGGCCGGCCGCTGGACCGACTACAGCACCTCGGGCACCGTCTACACCTGGAAGGTCGGCGCCACCTGGGACACGCCGATCGACGGCGTCCGCCTGCGGGCCGTCACCTCGCGGGACGTCCGTGCGCCGAACCTGTCGGAACTTTTCGCCGCGCCGGTCACCACCACGTTGCCGAACTTCACCAACCCGTTCACCGGCGGCGCGCTGACCGTCCTGCAGAACGTGGTCGGCAACCCGAACCTGAAGCCGGAAATCGCCAAGAACGTGACCATCGGCGCGGTGCTGTCGAACCCGCAATGGCTGCCGGGCTTCAGCGTCTCGGTTGACTGGTACAACATCGTCCTGAACGGCGGCATCTCCAGCCTGGGCGCCCAGCAGATCGTAAACTTCTGCTATGCGGGCCTGACCCAGTTCTGCAGCGCCTTCAACTTCACACCGGCTCAGGGCACGGCCTTCGTCAACTCCCAGACGTTCAACCTGGCCTCGATCAAGACCAGCGGCTTCGACATCGAGAGCAGCTATCGCTTCGAACTACCCAGCGTGCCCGGCCGCTTCACGGTGCGGGGCCTGGCGACGAACACGCACAAGTTCGTCACCAACCCGGGCATCCCCGGCGCCATCGCTGTCGACTCGGCCGGCCAGAACTCCGGCGCCACGCCGGACTGGAAGTTCCTGGCCATCCAGTCCTGGGACAACGAGCGCTTCGCCTTCAGTGTCCAGGAGCGCTGGTTCAGCGATGGCCGTTTCGGCGGTACGACGACCGACTACGTCGAATGCAAGGCTGGCAGCTGCCCAGTCTCGACAGGCACCAATCCGACCATCGACTACAACCACATGAGCGGCGCGACCTATGTCGACATCAGCGCCTCGTACAAGTTCGGCAAGGGCCTGCAGATCTACGGCAAGGTCGACAACCTGCTGAACCGCGATCCGACGCCGTCGCCGCAGACCAATACGGGCCTGGACGCCAACCCGGCGCTCTACGACCTGCTGGGTCGCTTCTACCACGTTGGTCTGCGCTACAGCTTCTAG